AGTGGGGCGGCTGAGGGGCGCCCGCGAACCAAAACGGCGATCGCCGCTAGTACGACGCCCACCGCCGCGGCGTGGGGCTCGGGGGCGGCCGTGGCGAACGCCGGCGCGGCGCCGGCCCCGTAGTTGTCCCGCCACTCTTGGTAGTCGGTCAGGCTGAAGGGCGCGCCCAGGCCGTCACGCCAGACGGTGTAGTCGGCCGCGTCGACCCGGCCATCGCCGTTGAAGTCGCCCTGCAGGTTCTGCGTGGTCACCAGCGTCAGGCTGGTCACCGTGGCGATGAGGTCGAACAGTGGGAAGTGCGGCGGCGGTCCAATCTCTTCGCCGGCCCCTGAGAAGAAGATGCTCGCGCTCTGGAAGTCGGCCAGATTGATCATGGCGGGCAGCAGGTCGTCGGCCAGCGCCGTGCCCTGGGCGTCGTGCAGGATGAGGTCCATCCGCACCGACTCGATCAGCGGCGAGGCGGTCATCGACGGCGTCGTGTCGCCGGACAGGAAGAAGGAGAGGTAGTCCCCGTCGGGGGCGTTGTTTGTGATGTCGGCAAGAAACGAGTTGGTCGTGTCGAAGTGCCTGCTGGCGCCATTAGTCCCCCGCACGAAGTTGCCGCCGGGCGGCGTGGCGCTACGGCTGCTGTGGTTGGGCGAGGGGTCGTCGTCCGCGGCGTTGAGGTCCAGGTCGTACTGGAGGATGGCGGAGAGCGTGTCGCCGGGTTGGACTCCGCCGCCGAGCAGGTCGAGCGGGTCGAGCACGAGGTCGACTCGCGCGGTGAGCTCGAAACGCGCGAGGTTATCGGCGTTGGCCAGCGGCGGCAGCAACGCGGCGAGCAGCAGGAGCGGACAAACAAACTTCATAGACGCGGGCGATGGCGACGGTGCACGGACGCGTCGGAGATCCATCCGCCGGCCCACTGAGTTCCTCAAGCTGAACCTGCAGGATAGCCCCGCGTTTCAGGTCGGGCTAGGGAGTTCGCGGGGGACCGCTAGCCGGCTTTGCGGGTAGTCGGCTGCGCGGCTACCGCTTCGCGCCACTCGTCGAGTGCGCGCTTGAGCTCGACGGCTTTGTCGGGCTTGGCGCCGGCCAGGTTCGTTTTCTCGGCCGGGTCGGCGCTCAGGTCGAACAGCATCAGCTGGTCGTCCTCGTGCCACTCGATCAGCTTCCAGTCCCCGCTGCGGACCGAGCTGTAGGGGGTGGTGCGGTGGTAGTGCGGGTAGTGCCAGAACAGGTTCCGCTCTTCGATTCCGCCCGACCCGGTGAGCACCGGCGACAGGTCCACGCCGTCCAGGTGCTGCTGCGGCTGGGGCGCGACGCCCGCCAACGCTAGCAGCGTGGGGTAAAAGTCCATCCCGATGATCGGCGTGTCGGAACTGGCCCCAGCCGGCACGCGACCCGGCCAGACGACGCAGGTCGGCTCGCGTACGCCCCCTTCGAAGGCGGTCCCTTTGCGGCCGCGGAGTCCGCCGCAGGCGTCGTGGCGGTCGCCGCCGTTGTCGCCGGTGAAGACAATGATGGTGTCGTCGGCCAGGCCCAGCTCGTCCAGCTTGGCGGTGATGCGGCCCACGCTGTCGTCCAGGCTGCGGTGCATGGCCGCGTAGTTGGCTCGGGCGGCCGCCTGCGCGTGATCGCCGGAACGCTCAATCGCATCGCGGTAGTGGGAGACATACTCCGGCTTGCCCATCAGCGGCCCGTGCACCGTGTAGTACGACAGGTAGAGCAGGAACGGCTCGTCGCCCGCCTGATCGAGCAGGCCGAGGGCCTCGTCGGTGAGGCGATCGGTCAGGTACTCGCCCTCCTCGCCAGACTCGATGCCCGGCATGTCGAACGGGTAGAAGTACTTGCCACGGCCCTTGGGCTGGCCCCACTCGCGACCGCCGATGTTCACGTCGAACCCGTGCGCCTGCGGGGTGTGCAGCGCCTGCTCCCGCTTGGTCCGCTCGCGCGACCACCGCTTGTCGATCGGCTGCAGGTGCCACTTGCCGAGGAACCAGGTCTGGTAACCGGCGCCGCGCAGCGTCTCGGGCAGGGTGTCCAACTGCGGGTTGATCTGCCGGTCCCAGTCCGGGATCGCGAGCGGTGCGTTGGGGTGGGCGTGGCCGGGGATCCAGTCCGTCAGCCGCAGCCGCGCCGGGTAACGCCCGGTGAGCAGCGCCGCACGGCTGGGAGAGCAGACGGTGCACGCCGCGTACGCGTTGGTGAACCGCATGCCGCGCTCGCACAGTCGGTCGAAGTGGGGTGTGTCGTGCATGGTCGATCCGTAGGCGCTCATCGCCCCCCAGCCGAGGTCGTCGACCAGCAGGAACACGATGTTGGGCCGCCGCGCAGCCGCCGTCGAAGCCGCGGTCAGCAGCACGACCAAAGCCAGGTGAGCAGAACGATTCATAGCGCCGCCTGTCGAAAAGGGGTCACTTCTTGCCGGCTAGGACCTGCTGCTCACGCAGCAGCACCTCTCGCAGCTCCGCGTAGTGAACGTCTTGGGCGTCGATGTCGCGCTGGACGGCGATCGACGCCGCGGCCGCGGACGACTGGCCCAGGATCATGAACACCGGCTCCATGCGGATCGAGCCGTACGCGATGTGCGACGCCGACAAACAGACCGGCGTCCAGAGGTTGGTGCACTCGCCGGCCTGCGGGACGATCGACCGGTACGAGATTGGGAACGGAGGAAACCCGCCGACCTGCACGTCGCCCTCGTTGCGGGCGTGGCCGTCGTGGTCGACGTATCGCTGCACGTTGTGCGAGTCCATCGTGTAGGCCGCCATGCCGACCGAGTCCTCCGCCAGCTCGCGACCCTGGCAGTGGTGCTGCGTCATCACGACCGGGCCGACCATCCGCCGCGCCTCGCGCACGTACAGGCACGGGGGCCAGCCCTCGGTCTCGGTGAACTCGTCGCGGCAGACGCCCCACTCGGACATCTGGTCGCGGATCTTCTGCGGCACGCGGGGGTGGTTGGCCAGCACCCACATCAGGCCCTGCTGGTAGGTGAGGTGGGACCGCAGGATCTCTGCGCGGCGCTGGTAGCCCGCCTCGGGGTACTCGTAGTTCTGCCCGATATAGTCCGTGGAGAACCCGCCGTTGTTGTTGCTGTCGGTCTTGAGGTTGGGCATCCGGTGCAGCGTGAGCGGCGCGAAGTCGAGGCCCGCCTCGAAGTTGCGGAAGAGCAGTTCGTACTCCTCCTCACGGAAACCACTGGGTCTGTGGAACGGCACGCGGTTACCGGGCGCGTCGGTCAGGCACATGCGGAAGCAGTAGGCCTGCACGCGGTGGTCGGCGGCTCCCTCGGCGCCGGGGCCGGTTGGGTCGATGCCGGGCAGCAGGCCGCTCGACGGGTCGCCCGGCCGGGCGTAGGCGTCGACGCCGGGCAGCAGCTGGTGGTTCACGGCGTGGGCGGTCTGCACGCCGTTGAGGGTTTCGCCGTATTGGGAGTTTGCTTCTCGCCCTACCGTGTATGAGACGCCGGCCGCGGCCAGCAGGTCGCCCTCGTAGGTGGCGTCGATGAACGCGCGGCCGGTGATCCGCTGGCCGGATTCCAGCTCGATGGAGCGGATGCGCCCTTCCTCAACGGTCACCCCGCCGGGCCGGACCAGCCGCTCGCCCCGCAGCACACGGATGTTGTCGCGCTGGACCCAGTCCTCGAACACGGCCAGCGCGGCGCTCGGCTCGAAGGTCCACATGGCCTGCGTGTCGGCCTTCGCGACCCCCTGCCCCGCGTAGCGGTAGTCGGAACGCCGCTGCTGCCGCCAGGCGTCGGGCGACTCGTAGTACGCGCGGATCGCCTGGTAGAACTCCAGCGACACGCCCCCCACGATGTGCTTGTTGCCGATGTCCGTGTGGCCCAGCCCGTTGGTGCTGAGGCCGCCGATCCGCTGGTCCGGCGAGACCACCACCACCGTGCGGCCGTGGCGGGTCGCCTCGACCGCCGCGGCGATGCCGCCGGACGTCCCGCCGTACACGACAATGTCGAACGATGCGGGGGGAGGCGCCGCCGAAGCGGCGCAAGCGGCTGTCAGCACGAGGGCAGAGAAGAGTAACAATCGGCGCATGGCGGCGGCTCGGTGCAGTTGTGTGGAGCAGGCTCCTTAGAGCTCACTTCACGCGCCTGTAGCGTTGCTAGCGGGCTGCGGATTCGCTATCGACGTTACAGTTGCGTGAAGCACGCTCTAGATCCTACTGCAACCCATTGGCCGCCTGTTAGCGGTTTGCGCTATCCAGAGAATTGGCTACGCCCCGGGCGTCGCGAATCAGTAGCCCAACGCGACGCCGTCCTTGCGGGACTCGGTGGCGCCGAAGTACACGTTTTGCTCCTGGTCGTACCAGATCGCCTGGTAGCCGCCGAACGAGCCGTCGCCGTCGGCGGTCTGGTGCCCGCGGCGGCGGAGCTCTTCGATGGTGTCGGCGTTGTAGCCTGTTTCGAGCAGCACCGTGCCGCCGTTGGGCTCGGCCGGGTCGCCGGTTGGCGTGGGCGAGCCGGCGTGCCTCACGCGCGGCGCGTCGCCCGCTTCTTGCAGGCCCATACCGAACTCGAACAGATTGAGCAGGATCTGCACGTGCCCCTGCGGCTGCATGTCTCCCCCCATGACGCCGAAGCTCATTAGCGGGCGGCCCTCTTTGGTGACGAACGCGGGGATAATGGTGTGGAACGGCCGCTTGCCCGGCGCGTACGAGTTGGCGCGGCCGGGCGTTAGGTCGAACAGCTCGCCCCGGTCCTGCAGGCAGAAGCCGAGCCCTGGCGGGCAGGGCCCCGCGCCGAAGCCGCGGTAGTTGCTCTGGATCAGGGACACCATGTTGCGGTCCTGGTCCGCGGTGGTCAGGTAGACGGTGTCGCCGTCGCGGAGCGCCGGGTTGCCGGGCTCGTATGCGGCGCCGGCGGAGGTGGGGCTGATCTGAGCGTACCGGCGGGCGCCGTACTCCGGCGAGATCAGCGCGTCGACCGGCGCCTTGGAGAAGTCGGGGTCGGCGTAGAACTTGGCGCGGTCCGCGAACGCCAGCTTCTTGGCCTCGACCAGGAAGTGCAGGTGGTCGGCGCTGCCGAAGCCTGCCGCGGCCAGGTCGGCGCCCTTCAGCACTTGCAGCATCTGCAACGCGGCGATCCCTTGCCCGTTGGGCGGCAGCTCCCACACGCGGCAGCCGTGGTAGTCCACGCCGACCGGTTCGACCCACTCGCTGCGATGGGCGGCCAGGTCCTCGCGACGGAGGTAGCCGCCGATGTCGCGCATGAAGCGGTCGATGACGTCAGCGATGTCGCCGCGGTAGAACGCGTCGGCGCCGCCTGCGGCGATCGCGCGGAGCGTCTGGCCGAGAGCCGGGTTCTTGAATGTCTGGCCGTGGGCGGGGGCCTCGCCGTCGGGCGCGAACACCTCCATGAAGCCGGGGTGTTCGCGGTGCGCAGCAACCCCGGCCTTCCAGTAGCCGGCGATCACCTCGGTGACCGGGAAGCCATCTTCAGCGCAGCGGATCGCGGGCGTGAGCACCTCGCTCAGCGGCAGCTTGCCAAATCGCTCGTGCAGTATGATCCAGCCGTCGACGCAGCCCGGCACGGTGATTGGCAGCGGCCCGTAGCTGGGGATGCTGGTGAGGCCCTGCTCTTTGAACACCTCGGCTGTTAGGGATTTGGGGCTGCGCCCGCTGCCGTTGAGCCCGTAGAGTTGTTGCGACTTGGCGTCCCAAACGATGGCGAACAGGTCGCCGCCCAGGCCGCAGCTCGTGGGCTCGGTGACGCACAGCACCGCGTTGGCGGCGATCGCGGCGTCCACCGCGTTGCCGCCGGCCCGCAGGATGTCCACCGCGGCCAGGCTGGCTAGCGGCTGACTCGTGGCCGCCATTCCGTGTCGCGACACCGCGGGCGAACGGGTCACGAAGTCGCGGCCGCTCGGGCGGTCCGCGGCCCTGCCGCACAGGGGCACGTAGAGCGTCATCAGGCAGACCAGGGCTAGTGGGCGTGGCATTGGAAACGTGGGATCGGTGGCGTGGGATCAGAGGGCGGTGTCGCGGGGGCGCCTGACGGGTCCTCTTGCAGCAGCCGCTATTCTACCAGACCGTGGACCCGCCTACCGGACGGGCGAGTTTGCCGGCGCCCGCATCGCACCACTATGATGAGCGGCTTGGATCTGAATTAACGCCGAGGGAATCGATCGTGACCAACACTGTGAAGAAGAACGCCGCGCTGGTGATCGTGCTGCTGCTGGGGATCGCCTGCGGGCGAGGGTGGGGGCAGCAAGAAGTGGCCCTGCCGCCGGTGGAGGCGGACGCACCGGTCGGGTCGTCGCAGCGGTACCTGCTGGACTCGTGCGGGTCTCAGTTTGGCAACGCGGCGTACATCGTCGACTCACACACGGGCGATGTGTTCTACGTGAAGAACTCGGGCAGCCCGCGGCGGATCGGGTCCGTGGCGGACTAGAGCGGACGCACGATAACTTCGGCCACGTCGACGGTCCCGCCAGACGGCTCGCCGTTCGGCGCCAGGCAGTACAGGCCGAACTTGGCGCCGATCCACTTCCCCTCGCGGGCGGAGAACGGCCCGCCCAGGTCCGACCACTCGGCGCCGGGAGTGCGGTAGCTGAAGCGGCACACGCCGCCGTCCTCGACTTGCAGCCGGAGCTCGACCTGCCCGCCCGGCAGCGTCGCGGATTCGGACTCGCGTTCGCGTTCGCCGCGGTCGGCGCGGCACGTGCGCTGCGAGACCGTTAGGCCGTCGTCCGACGCGCCGATGTCGATCGACGCGTAGTCGCGGCCCATGACGATCAGGCCGCAGTGGTCGCCCGGCGTGAGCGCGCTGGCGTCCAGCCGGCAGGTCGCCTGGAACCGGGGCGCCGGCATCTTCTGCAGCAGCGGGCTGGCGGCGTCCCACAGGTTGCGGAAGCCGTCGGGCCGCGCGGCGGCGGCCAGCCGGAGCCAGCCGGGGCGTTCGCTCAGCGACCACCAATCGTCCCGCGGGGCGCCCTGCCACTGCCACTGCAGACCCAGGGAGTCCGAATCAAAGCGGTCGCTGGTTTGCGGCACCACCGTGGAGGCTGAGTCGGCGAATGGCAGCGGGTGCGTTGCGACCGGTTGCCCGACGCCGTCGCCGTCCGGGTCCTCGCCGATGACGGGCCAGTCGTCGACCCACCGCATCGGTTCCAGGTGGACAAGCCGACCGTACGGCTGCACCTCCTGGAAGTGCAGGAACCAGGACCGGCCATCAGGCGTGTCGACCCACGCGCCCTGGTGCGGGCCGTTGACGCTGGTGTCGCCTTGGGCGAGCACGGTCCGCGTCTCGTACGGCCCGCGCACATTCCGCGACCGGAGCACCAGCTGCCAGCCCTCGGCCACGCCGCCGGCGGGCGCGAAGATGTAGTAGTAGCCGTTACGCTTGTAGAACTTGGGCCCCTCAACCGTGGGGTGCTCGCGGTGCCCGTCGAACACCACCCAGCCCTTGTCGATCGCTTTGGTCCCGTCGGCGGATAGCTCGACCACGGACAAGATCCCGTTGATGCCGGCCCGCGAGTGCGCGAACGCCTGCACCATGTAGACGCGGCCGTCGTCGTCCCACAGCGGGCAGGGGTCGATGTTGCCGCTGGCCTTCTTCACCAGCCTGGGTTCCTCCCACGCGCCGCGGGGATCCCGCGTGCGGGTCATGTAGATGCCCAGGTCGGGGTCGCCCCAGTAGATGTAGTACCAGCCATCGTGGAAGCGGATCGAGGGCGCCCACACGCCGTTGCCGTGCTGCGGGCGGTCGAACATCGGGTCGTACAGCTTCGGCAGGGCGTGGTTGACCAGCCGCCAGTGCACCAGGTCGGTCGAGTGCAGGATCGGCAGCCCGGGCACGCAGTTGAACGATGACGACGTCAGGTAGTAGTCGTCCCCCACGCGCACGGCGTCGGGGTCGCTGAAGTCGGAGTGCAGCACCGGGTTCCGGTAGGTCCCGTCACCGGGGGAAGGATCCCAGGCGGGCGGCGCCGGGGACGCCTGCTGCGCGAGCGCGGGGCGTGCGACCGCCGCGGTCAGCGCCGCGGACAACAAAGCGAGGGCGACGGGGCGGGCGTACGGCCAGACAGACGGCAGGTGCAACATGACTCGAGAACAGGGGGCAGAACGAGGCGAACAGCCC
This genomic interval from Posidoniimonas corsicana contains the following:
- a CDS encoding sulfatase — its product is MNRSAHLALVVLLTAASTAAARRPNIVFLLVDDLGWGAMSAYGSTMHDTPHFDRLCERGMRFTNAYAACTVCSPSRAALLTGRYPARLRLTDWIPGHAHPNAPLAIPDWDRQINPQLDTLPETLRGAGYQTWFLGKWHLQPIDKRWSRERTKREQALHTPQAHGFDVNIGGREWGQPKGRGKYFYPFDMPGIESGEEGEYLTDRLTDEALGLLDQAGDEPFLLYLSYYTVHGPLMGKPEYVSHYRDAIERSGDHAQAAARANYAAMHRSLDDSVGRITAKLDELGLADDTIIVFTGDNGGDRHDACGGLRGRKGTAFEGGVREPTCVVWPGRVPAGASSDTPIIGMDFYPTLLALAGVAPQPQQHLDGVDLSPVLTGSGGIEERNLFWHYPHYHRTTPYSSVRSGDWKLIEWHEDDQLMLFDLSADPAEKTNLAGAKPDKAVELKRALDEWREAVAAQPTTRKAG
- a CDS encoding FAD-dependent oxidoreductase, producing MRRLLLFSALVLTAACAASAAPPPASFDIVVYGGTSGGIAAAVEATRHGRTVVVVSPDQRIGGLSTNGLGHTDIGNKHIVGGVSLEFYQAIRAYYESPDAWRQQRRSDYRYAGQGVAKADTQAMWTFEPSAALAVFEDWVQRDNIRVLRGERLVRPGGVTVEEGRIRSIELESGQRITGRAFIDATYEGDLLAAAGVSYTVGREANSQYGETLNGVQTAHAVNHQLLPGVDAYARPGDPSSGLLPGIDPTGPGAEGAADHRVQAYCFRMCLTDAPGNRVPFHRPSGFREEEYELLFRNFEAGLDFAPLTLHRMPNLKTDSNNNGGFSTDYIGQNYEYPEAGYQRRAEILRSHLTYQQGLMWVLANHPRVPQKIRDQMSEWGVCRDEFTETEGWPPCLYVREARRMVGPVVMTQHHCQGRELAEDSVGMAAYTMDSHNVQRYVDHDGHARNEGDVQVGGFPPFPISYRSIVPQAGECTNLWTPVCLSASHIAYGSIRMEPVFMILGQSSAAAASIAVQRDIDAQDVHYAELREVLLREQQVLAGKK
- the ggt gene encoding gamma-glutamyltransferase: MPRPLALVCLMTLYVPLCGRAADRPSGRDFVTRSPAVSRHGMAATSQPLASLAAVDILRAGGNAVDAAIAANAVLCVTEPTSCGLGGDLFAIVWDAKSQQLYGLNGSGRSPKSLTAEVFKEQGLTSIPSYGPLPITVPGCVDGWIILHERFGKLPLSEVLTPAIRCAEDGFPVTEVIAGYWKAGVAAHREHPGFMEVFAPDGEAPAHGQTFKNPALGQTLRAIAAGGADAFYRGDIADVIDRFMRDIGGYLRREDLAAHRSEWVEPVGVDYHGCRVWELPPNGQGIAALQMLQVLKGADLAAAGFGSADHLHFLVEAKKLAFADRAKFYADPDFSKAPVDALISPEYGARRYAQISPTSAGAAYEPGNPALRDGDTVYLTTADQDRNMVSLIQSNYRGFGAGPCPPGLGFCLQDRGELFDLTPGRANSYAPGKRPFHTIIPAFVTKEGRPLMSFGVMGGDMQPQGHVQILLNLFEFGMGLQEAGDAPRVRHAGSPTPTGDPAEPNGGTVLLETGYNADTIEELRRRGHQTADGDGSFGGYQAIWYDQEQNVYFGATESRKDGVALGY
- a CDS encoding glycoside hydrolase family 43 protein, yielding MLHLPSVWPYARPVALALLSAALTAAVARPALAQQASPAPPAWDPSPGDGTYRNPVLHSDFSDPDAVRVGDDYYLTSSSFNCVPGLPILHSTDLVHWRLVNHALPKLYDPMFDRPQHGNGVWAPSIRFHDGWYYIYWGDPDLGIYMTRTRDPRGAWEEPRLVKKASGNIDPCPLWDDDGRVYMVQAFAHSRAGINGILSVVELSADGTKAIDKGWVVFDGHREHPTVEGPKFYKRNGYYYIFAPAGGVAEGWQLVLRSRNVRGPYETRTVLAQGDTSVNGPHQGAWVDTPDGRSWFLHFQEVQPYGRLVHLEPMRWVDDWPVIGEDPDGDGVGQPVATHPLPFADSASTVVPQTSDRFDSDSLGLQWQWQGAPRDDWWSLSERPGWLRLAAAARPDGFRNLWDAASPLLQKMPAPRFQATCRLDASALTPGDHCGLIVMGRDYASIDIGASDDGLTVSQRTCRADRGERERESESATLPGGQVELRLQVEDGGVCRFSYRTPGAEWSDLGGPFSAREGKWIGAKFGLYCLAPNGEPSGGTVDVAEVIVRPL